The following is a genomic window from Myxococcales bacterium.
ACTCTGATCGCTTTGCCTCTAATAATTTGATAAGCTCTTTTTCTTGAGCCGCTGTTAAGGCCTTTTCTGAAGAACGCACTGCCATCTTAAAATTTCTCCCTCATAAAAATCTTCTATAATAATGGACAAACAACTCGTGATCACCATTTGCTGCTTATTCATCAAAAACTTACAAAAATCCTTTAAAAATCTTTTCATTCTTTAAGCGCGGATATCTTTATCAGGAAATCTTTAAAAAATGCAAGCCACACACAATAAAAATTTAGCTTTAATTTCAATAAGCAGCATGATTCATTTCATATTCCCATTTAATAACCGATTTGGAGCGATTTTATCATTTAATCTTTTTCTGCGCATGCTCAGAAGGATCCAGTATTTTGATGGACAGAAAGGGGCTATATTACCTGGTTAAAATAAGGTTGCAAAATTTCCAAGAGTCCTCTTGGGTTATCTGCCTGAACAAAGTGCCCAGAATCTCTCAATAAATGGAAATACCCCTGCATTCCCGCAAGCTCCTTTAACCTGATTTGATCGTGCTCGAAAAGACGATAACCATGCTGGGCAGAAAGCATATGAATATCCATGCGTTGGGACAATTGTGGCACCCTATTCCACAAATCAAGCTCTAAAAAATTTATGAGCATTGCTTTAAGTTCGCTTGGTTCAAAATTGAGCCTAAAACCATCCTCAGCAACAATTAAATTAGTGGTCATCCATAGAGCAATTTGCTCATTAACTCCCCTCGTTAGCAACTCTTCAATCAGCGCACGTCTACTGGTCAATGGCCATTTGATTCGATCAAGCAATTCCAAAAGCCCTAATGCAGTTGTATCATTTGGACTTCCCAAAGGATTCGGTGATGAGATCATTGAAAGAGAACTATCAAGCAACCACAACTGCTCGACACTTGAGCTCATCATATCAGCAGCCAAAGTTGCCACCTTGGCCCCAAAGG
Proteins encoded in this region:
- a CDS encoding alpha/beta hydrolase, translated to MTTVKIAKETQLAYLRVGKHHHENSAIFLHGIMGNKKNWQSFLRLFIEACPKWDALVFDLRNHGESSKHQEPFTVHATAFDIAQACDLLQIRPKAIIGHSFGAKVATLAADMMSSSVEQLWLLDSSLSMISSPNPLGSPNDTTALGLLELLDRIKWPLTSRRALIEELLTRGVNEQIALWMTTNLIVAEDGFRLNFEPSELKAMLINFLELDLWNRVPQLSQRMDIHMLSAQHGYRLFEHDQIRLKELAGMQGYFHLLRDSGHFVQADNPRGLLEILQPYFNQVI